The Natrinema saccharevitans genome includes the window CGTCTGCCCGTCGAACTCGATCTGTGCGCCGGGATCGATCGTCTCGCCCCCACCGCCGCCGTTACCACCGTTGCCGTTACCGCCGTTACCGTTGCCACCGCCACCACAGCCCGCAACGACTGCCGTCGAAGCCGCGACACCTGTCAACTGAAGCACCCGTCGTCGGGATAACCGATCGTCTCGTGCCATCGGGTTGACTTTGCGCTCAACGGGAATAGTCGAATACCCGTCTACTGCGTGGGACTCAAGTACGAGTCGGCTTCCGTGAGATTTGTGGGCATCTCTCATGTTCTCCCGTCCGGCGGCGCCGGCCCGGGTCGCTACCCGGTCGGCGCCGACGCCCGGTCGCGCTCCGGAACGCGGGTCAGCAACTGGGCCGTGTCGACGACGTTTCGCGTCTCGAGCAGCAGTTCCGCCGCCTCACGGACGGTAAACGACGCCTCGATATCGACGCCGTGACAGCGCGTGTAACACTCGAGCCAGCGGTTCATCGCGGTCTCGAGGGCGGCCAGTTCGGCCTCGGTGAACGGGACCGTGCGGCCGCCGGTCCGGCCCTCGACGTAGAGCCAGACGGCCGGGCCCACGCCGTCTCTGAGGTACGCGTCGGCGTCGCTGGGGGCCGGGGGGCCGTTCGACGCCGTCGGCGAACGGTCGATCCCGTCGAACGCCGCCCGCTCGCGCTCGGCCCGGCGTGCGAGCGCGGCGATCCGCGGACCGTACCGACTCATACGGGTTCCCGCCCCGCTGTCCCGGTGAGACCGCAGGGCGGTCGGCGGTTCCACCTGCAACGACTGACGGTGGACCGTCTCATGCTAGCCTTCCCTGTATTCGACGCCCTTGCCACCGCGGGGGTGTTCCCACTCGGTGTCGGCGACGACTGCACAGGTGCCACACTCCACGCAGGGCTGGGTGTCGAGACTGACCAGCGTCTCCTCGGTGCCGTTGGTCTTGACCGCCTCCGAGCGGTAGCAGCCGCCGCCGAAGTCCTCGGCGCTGACCGGACAGGCGGTGACCGCCGCGCCGCTGGCCTCGAGGGACTGATCCAGCAACTCGATGTGAGGATTGCCCACGTCGGTGTCGTAGGTCAGCTCGCCGATCCGCTCCTCGAGCGTCGGCGGGTCGATCTCGCTCTCCCAGTGGATCGTCTTGCCGCGTTCCTCGGCGATCAGCGTCGGCAGGGAGACGTAGCCGGTCTTCGTGTCCGGCAGCATCGACACCAGGAACGGCGAGTTGTACGCCCGCTCGAGCAGCCGGTCCGCGATCGGGTTGCCGACCGCCAGCGAGCCCAGCGGCGACTCGAGGATCCGTTCGACGGCGCTGGTCACGCCCTCGCGTTCGCCGACGGCGCGGGCGAGGTCGTACCGTCGGGGCCGGAGCTTGGCCATGGTTCCGGAGTCCTCGAGCAGTTTGGTGTATCGCCGCCCGGCGGCAGCCGGGTCGGCATTGCCCCGAGTAACGGCGAAGGCGTCGGCCGCGAGCGCGCCTGCGGTGACGGCGTGGTTCATCCCCTTGATGATCGGCCCCTGGGCCTGCATCTGGCCGGCGGCGTCGCCGACGAGGACGAGCCGGTCGCGGTAGGGCTCGCGATGAGCCACCTTCTTGGAGTCGGGGACGAGCTTCGCCGCGTACTCGCGCTCGTCGTACTCGTTTTTGAACCAGCCCGCCAGCAGCGGATGCGTGAGCAACGCGTCGAGCAGTTCGTGCGGTTCGGCCTCCCGCTCGAGGAGGCTGTCGAGGTGGAAGACGGTCCCGATCGAGAGCGACGCTTCGTTGGTATACAGGAAGCCACCGCCCCGGACGTCGTCGAAGAAGTCGCCCGAGAACAGGTGGGCGGCGCCCTCGTCGGGGTCGAGATCGAACCGGTCGTCGATCGCGTCGGGATCGACGTCCACGACGGCCTTGACCCCCTGGAACCACTCCTCGGGCTCCTCCCAGTCCATCAGCCCCGCCTCGCGGGCGAGTTCGGAGTTGACGCCGTCGGCCGCGACGATCAGGTCGGCCGTGATCGGCTCGAGTTCGTCGCAGGTGACGCCGACGATCTCGCCGTCGTCTTCGAGCAGGCCGTTCACCCGAACGTTCGTCAGCACCCCGCCGCCCGTCTCGCTGGTCTTCTCGTGGACGCGGCGCTCGAGCCACGAGTCCATCTCCCGGCGGAGAACGGCATCGCACCAGTCGGTGTCGTGTTCGTGGAGGTCGGTCAGGTCGTAGGTCTTGACCGAGTTGCCGGCTACGTTGTGGATGTAGTAATCGGTCACGGGCCGTTCGGTCGCTGCCTCCCGGAAGCCGTCGAAGAGGTCCGCGAGCGTGTAGGGGGCGGACTCCTCGCCGTAAATCAGGCCGCCGGAGACGTTCTTCGAGCCCGCCTCGGTGCCGCGCTCCAAGACGAGCGTCTCGACGCCGTGATCGGCCAGCCGCGCCGCGGCCGCGGCTCCACCGGGGCCACAACCGACGACGATCGCCTCGTAGTGTTCGTAGTCGTCAGTCATCGTCCTCACCCCCGTCGGCGACGGCCTCGGCCTCGAGCGTCGTCTCACCGGCTTCGACGGCCTCGGTCAGACGCGGCAGTACCTCGAAGAGGTCGCCCTCGACGAAGTAGTCCGAGAAGTCCCGGATCCGGGCGTCGGCGTCGGTGTTGACGGCGACGACGGTGTCGGACTCGTCCATGCCGACCTTGTGCTGGACCGCGCCCGACACGCCGGCCGCGATGTAGACGTCGGGCGCGACGACCTGTCCCGTCTCGCCGATCTGGCGTTCCTCGGTCGCGTACTCCTCGACGTGGCCCTCGAACTCGTAGGAGGAGGTGACGATCCCCCGCGTGATGCCGAGTGCGGCGTCCTCGAAGGCGTCGACGAGATCGAGCCCCAGTTCCATCCCGCGGGTCGGGTCGTCGGCGATTCCCCGGCCGAGACAGACCATCACGTCGTGGCCGGTGAGATCGATCCCGGCCTCGAGCCGATCGTACTCGGTGACGTCGACGCGGAACCAGTCGTCGGGCAGCTCCAGCTCGTGTTCGACGACCAGCCCGTCGCGATCGGGGTCGCGTTCGATGGGATCGAAGCTGCCGGGAATGACCGACGCTCCCTGTGGGTGGAACTCCCGGCCCGGGTTGTCGAGACAGAGGATCGTCGAGTACTCGAAGCCCGAGAAGTCCGGCCGCTTCATGTGCAGGACCTTCTCGAAGGTCTTTTTCACGCCCGGTTCGCCGGTCTTGACCGGGTTCGAGACCTCGTTCTCCTCGATGAACAGGTCCGAACAGTCCGAGGCGAGCCCGGAGTCGAGTTCGGCCTGGACCTTCGCCGAGAGGTCGCGTCCGTTGTTCGTCGCCGGGAACAGGACGTAGCGGGGCTTGTCGTAGTCGCGCCAGTCAGTGCTCTCGACGGTGCCCTCGCCGCGGGCCATGTGGGCCGCGATCTCGGTGTAGGGCTTGTGCAGGAACCGTTCCAACCTGCGATCGTCGTGGTAGACCGCGACGTCTGCCCCGTAGGCGACACACTCCTCGGCCAGTCCCTCGCAGTCGTCGCCCATGAGGAACGCGACGACCCGCTCCTCGTCACCATACTCGTCCGCGAAGTCGTCCATCAGTTCGCGGGCCTTCCCCAGCATCTCCTTGGAGACCTCGAGCAACTCGCCGCCCTGGGTCTCACAGAAGACCCACATGTCGGCGTAGTCGCCGTCCGCGAGCGCCCGGACGTGTCGCTTGTCGCGGGTCGGGTGGGAGAGGCCGTCGTCTTCCTCGACCTCGGTCTCGTGTTCGTCGGCACTCGTCTCTCCGTCGTCGGATTCGGCGTCTGACTCGCCTTCCGTCTCGGTGTCCGCCTCGACGCCGTCGCTCTCGGCTCCGACCGCCTCGATCCGACCCCGGACCGCTTCGCGGGCCGTGGCGCGATCCTGCCCGGCCCGCTCGGCCTCGAGGACCGCCCGCAGTTCGTCCGCGTCGTCGATCGTCTCGAGTTCGTCGGTCAGTTCGTCCACCGTGTGATCGCCCGGATCGATCGCAGTCATCTCAATCACCCGCCTCCGCGGCGTAGGGGTGCATCTCCTCGAGTACCTCGCCCATGCCGTCGCCGGCGTCGGGATCGATCATCGTCGCCTCGCGCTCGGAGGGCGCTTTGGGGATCGGATCCACCGAGGAGACGATCGTCGGCGAGCCGTCGAGTCCGATGTAGTCGGGATCGAGGTTCAGGTCGACGTGGTCCCACGTCGTCAGGTACTCCTCGTGGTCGGCGGCCCGGTCCTCGGTCTCTGCCCGGAGCCGCTTGCGGGTCAACCGCTGGGAGGCCGTCCGGTAGGTCGGCTCGAACTCCGGGTCGGTGACGACGAAACACGGCAGGGGCGCTTCGACCGTCTCGATCTCGTCGACGTCGCCCTCGACGAGTCGCTTGGCTCGCAACGACCGCTCGTCGGGGTCGATGTCGAGCGCGACGACGTGCGTGACGATCGGCCAGTCCATCGCCCAGCAGGTCTGCGGGCCGGTCTGGCCGGTCTCCCCGTCGGCCGTCTTGAACCCGGCGAAGACGACGTCGATGTCCGCGACTTCCTCCCGATACGTCTCGAGGCCGGCCGAAAGCGTGATCCCCGTCGCCCACGTATCGGAGGCGGCCAGTTCGCGGTCCGACAGCAGGTAGCTGTCGTCGGTGTAGACCGTCTCCATCGCCCCCTGCAGGACCTCGGCGTACCCCGGCGGCCCCATACTCATCCCGCTGACGTGGCCGCCGTGGCGGACCTTCGTCTGGAGCGCGGCCCGCAGTGCGAACTCGTCGTTGGGGTTCATTACCGTCGGCGTCTTCCCCCGCTCCAAGTGGCCGTCCTCGTCGAACGAGACGGCCCCCTCGGAGAAGTCGGGGACGCCCTTCGTCAGCACGATCGATCGCATGGATACCCCCGTCGGTATTTGACCATTATTGACATGGCTGTGGCCCTCTATCATAGTATCAGTATTAAGAATAGGGGTGAAAATCGCCGATAGATAGCGCGGATCGACGGGTCGGCGCTGTCGGCTGCTCACCGGGACCGCCGAGATTCCCTCCACAGCGCTGGCTCGAGCGGGCGTCTCAGTACTGCGAGAATCGATCGATCGGCTCATACGGACCGGTGTCCGTCGTCTCCGGTCCAACCGCGACCGTCGGACGGTTGCACCGGGAACCCGGTACACCGGTCCGTCTCACTCGCTGTCGCGCTCGGTCGTCCGCATCGTGATCTCGCCGTCCGCGCGGATCGTGCCGTCGATCTCGGCGTCGGGACCGAGTTCGAGGTCCGCACAGGAGACGTCGCCGAGGATTCGGGCGTCGGCGGCGATGTCGACGTCGCCCTCGCGCGTGGTCACGTCGCCGTGGATGCGGGTCCCCTCGCCGACCGTGATGTCGCCGCGCGCACGGAGGCTTCCGAACACGTTGCAGTCCGCGCCGACGGCGATCCGTTCGGCGCGGACGTTGCCGTGGAGTCGGCAGTCGTCGCCGATCGTCGCAGGCGTCGAGACGCGCCAGGCGTCGTCGCCGACGGTCGCGTTCCGGGGGATCACCAGCGGCTCGGCACCCGCCTCGTCGTCCTCATCCTCGACGAGTTCGGAGACGAGCCGCTGGGCGGCGTCTTCCTCGCCGATCAACAGCAGGTGTTTGAGGTAGACGAACAGGAAGACGATCGTCGGCATCGGGTTCCGGATGACGATCCAGCCGTTGGCTTCGAACCCCTCCTCGATCTCGACGTCGTCGCCGATGTCGAGATCGCCGGCGACTTTCAGTCGGCCACCGATGTGGACGCGCTCGCCGATGTAGGCGTCCTCGCCGACTAAGACGTTCTCGGCCACGTCACACCACATGTCGAGCCGGCAGTCGCCGTCGGCCTCGATCGCCCCGCCGAACTCGGCGGACTCGCCTGCCAGCACGTTCCGGCCGCGTACGCCGAACTCGACGGTCGAGCGGGCCCCGACGAGGACGTCCCCGTCGGTAACGAGGTCGCGCTCCTGGGCTTCCGTCCCGTCGGGCACGACGAGTTCGTCGAGCGGGTCCCTGCTGAAGGCCACACTCGGGCCCAAAGGGGGCATCACCTAATAAACCTCGCGCGTCGTCAGTCGCCCGTCCGACGCCCGTCTGCCGGTCCCGGCGCTCGACCGTCGCGACCAGTCGCCTCGCTTTTACACCCCCGCTGCGTACGCCCGATCATGACTACGCTCGCATTCGACGACGAGGGCGTCGACGTCGTCTACGAAGGCACCGAGTTCCGCCTCGAGAAGGACCTGCTCGAGGAGGCCACCGAGAAGTCCTACTACGACGTGACCGACCACGAGGTGCTACAGATCGTCGCCGAGCAGCCGAACCTGCAGGGCGAGCCGCGACGCATCGGCGACATTCTAGACTGAGCCCGGGGTCAGTAGATCACGTGGAGTAACACGAAGACGACGATCCCCAGCGCGAACGAGACCAACCACAGCGACGCCGCGACGCGGCCGATTCGGGCGTGGCTCGTCGACGGGATCTCCGCGACCGGCCGCGAGGCCGCAAGCAGGAGGACGTAGTACAGCAGCGGGATGCAGACGATCGCCAGCAGGATGTGGATCGCCAGCAACGGCAGGTAGACGAACTGATAGACCACGTCGGGGCCGGGGAACGGATCCGGGCCGCCGGTGACGGTCAGCCGGTAGAGATAGAGGACGAGAAAGCTCACGAACAGCCCGAACGACGATATCATCGCGGCCCGGTGGCGGCCGATCTCGCCGCGGCGGATCGCCCGCCAGCCGACCGCGATCGTCGCGATCGCGACCGCGCTAATCACGGCGTTGACCGCCGGGATCACGTCGATGACCCACTCCGGGGCGGCGGGCACGCTTGAGGCAGGGATCCGGCCGCCGGCGGCCGCAAAGACCACCGCCAGCGACACAACGCTCAACACGCCGGTGAGCAGGCGCACGCGCTCTCGAGGGACGTATTCCATGTGTGACCGTTCGAGCGAAGCGGGAAAGCGGTTACTCTCCGCGACGGTCACGATGCTGTTCGAAACCGACGCCTGGCATCGGTTGCCGTCCGGCTGTTTGCTCTCAGCTGAACCGGTCGAAATGAAGTTCTAGCGCCGGCGCTGTTTTCATCGAGAACACGTCAGTTCGGCCACGTACTGCTATCGCTCGTCGGTGTAGCGTCGGAAAGGATTATGCGTGGGTGATGCCCACGAAGGGAAATCACCTGCATCGGTTTGGGGTGGAGCTCAGCCACCTGTGCGATGCGTGGGACCGGATTCGAACCACGGTCGCGCCGGAGGCGCTCCCTGATTCGAACCGGCCGTCAACATCGAGGTGCGCGCGTGATCGCTCGCACCATTGCGATGCGTGGGACCGGATTCGAACCGGCGGACCCCTACGGGACAGCGCCCTCAACGCTGCGCCGTTGGCCTGGCTTGGCTACCCACGCTCGCGATCTCTGTCTGCACTCAATCGTATCCAGTGTGATTATAAAAGCCCTTTCCTTTGGATCGGCGACTGCGGCCGGATCACACGTGGACGACGGTCCCGCGTGACAGGTTCGCGGACTACTCGTCCGATCGAGACGCCACGATCGCGAACACGTACGCCAGATTCTTGTCGAGCCTCCCGAGACACAAAGGTTTCAACGCTCGAGCGAAATCTCAGATCGATGCAGTCGGGACGAACGCGTGCGTTCGCGGGTGCCGTCGTGGCCAGCGCCATGGTCGCGGCGGGCCTGCTCGTCTCGCCGCCGACGGCAATCGGGGCCGTCGACTCGCTCGCCGCCGATCCGCTTCCCTTCGGCCTCGTCGTCGCCGCGCTCTATCTCGTGCGGCCCCTGCTCGCGTGGCCGACCACGCCGCTCGCGGCCGTCGTCGGCTACGGCTACGGCGTCGCCGTCGGCGTTCCGGTCGCACTCGCAGGCGTCGTCGTCACCGTCCTGCCGATCTTTCTCGCCGCCCGCTGGATCGCCGGTGACGAGTCGGTGTCGGGAAACTGTGACGAGAGCGGGTTTCTCGAGCGCGCCGGCGACGCCGCCGGTCGCTACTACGAGACCGCAGGCCCGCTTCGGGGCGTCGTCGCCTCGCGGCTGGCCCCGATCCCGTCGGACGTCGCGACGTGTGCCGCGGCGGTCAGCGGCGTCCCACACAGGTGGTTCCTCGTCGGTACGGCGATCGGCGAACTCCCGTGGACGGTCGCCGCGGTCGTCGTCGGGGCCTCCGCGGCGACGGCGACGACGGGCGGGATCGGTGACGCCGGGCTGGCGGTTTCGCTGGCCGGGCTCCTCGCGGCCTGTCTCCTGCTCGCCGGCCCCGCCTACCGCACGCTCCGATCGCGAGACCCGCTCCGAACGGAGAACGGCAAATCGACGGACAACTGACCGAATGGCCCACCGCTGCCCGTCGCTACTCGGTCTCGAGTCCCTCGACTATAGTAGCCGCTGAAACGATTCACACACTGATCGCAGCGCCGTCGTGCGATCAGGTGTGCAATGACGTTCAGCGGCTACTATAGCGATTCGCTCATCTCCGAGAGTTCCGTCTCGAGTCGCCGATAGGCCTCGGTGTCGGTCAGTTCCTCGAGGTCGTGTTCGTCCTCCAAGGCCTCCATCTTGTTCGAGAGTGACTCGAGTTCGCGGCGGTCGCCGTCGCCGTAGCGGGACTGTACGCGGAGATTATCGATGATTCGCGTCAGCTGGGGTCGCGTGACGGGCTTGGTCACGTAGTCGTCGATGTCCAGTTCGACGATATCCAGCCCGGGATCGACCGCGGTCACCATGATCACCCAACAGTCGTGACCCCGCGAGCGGATCCCCTCGAGGACCCGGTCCCCGTTGAGATCTGGCATATGCCGATCGAGCAGGACGACATCGACCCCGTCGTGCAACCGCTCGAGTGCCGTCGTCCCGTCGTAGGCGGTCAGCGTCTCGTAATCGTCGTCGACCCACATCGCATAGAGGTCGGCGAGTTCCCGTTCGTCGTCGACGACGAGGATCGTCGGTCGCGCAGCCATAGCGATCAGTACGCGGACCCACAGCCCGTCGTCTTGTAGGGGTATCGGGCGACTCACCGCTCGAGTCGGGCGCCGAGTCGGGCGTTCGGCCCGAACTCGTGAACGCGGGTCAGCGGAAGGGGTCGCTACAGTCGATGATGACCCCGTGGTGGGGGCAGACGTACTTGCAGTGGCGCTTGTACATCGGGGCCTCGCAGTGGGGACAGCGCGGCGCGCCGGCCCCGTCGCTCGAGTCCGCCGTCGTCCCGCTACCGGCGGCGCCGTCCCCGGCGTCGGCTGTCATACGACGCCGTTCGCGCCGCCCGGTGCTAAGTGTGGTGTTTGCGGTACTCGCCCGCGACCGAAAAAACGAACCGCGAAACCGGAACCGATCGAACTGCCGTCAGTCAGCGCTCAACACTCGCTCCAGCCACAGCTCTCGCAGGTCTTGCAGCCTTCGGAGAAGTACAGCGACATCGAGCCGCAGTCGGGACACTCCGGCGACTCGCCGGCGTCGATGAGGTCCTGGGTCGTGTCGTCGGCGTCCGCGGACGCGGCGGCCGCCCCGCCGTCGGTCTTCGGCCCGTCGACTTCGATGTCGGCGTCGGCAGACTCCTCTAAGGTCTGCTGTTTCGGATACGGCTTGTCGATCTCGTCCTCGAGGTAGCGTCGCATCGCGGTGCCGATGGCGTCCGGAATGGACTGGATCTGCTCGCCTTTGTCCCAGGCGACTTTCGGCGACCGGGTGCCACAGAGTTCGTCGACGATCTCCTCGGGGTCGACGCCGGAGCGCAGCGAGGTCGAGATGACCTTCGCCAGCGCCTCGGTGAAGGAGTTCGTGAAGCCGCCCGAATGCCCGATATTGGCGAACAGCTCGAACGGCTGGCCGGTCTCGGGGTCCTCGTTGATCGTCACGTAGATCTTCCCGTAGCCGGTGTCGATACGCTGGCTGACGCCCTGGAGGGCGTCGGGCCGCTCGCGCTTCTCGGTGAAGTCGACCTGTGCGGGCTCGCCGTCCTCGTCGAGGAGTCCGCCGACGTCCGTCTCGAGGACGTCCTGGACTTCCTCGCTCTCGAGGAACTGCGCCAAGCCGCCGAAGATCTCGTCGATCTGCTCGACTAAGGCCTGTGCGGCCTCGGTCTCGTCGGCGAAGTCGGCGTTGTCGGCGCGGGTGGTCAGCACCTGCTTGCTGCGGGTGCCGTCGCGGTAGTAGGTGACGCCCTTGCCGCCGTGTTCGTAGATGTACTCGAAGACGTCCTTGGCGTCCGCGAGCGTGGAGTCGTTGGGTGCGTTGACCGTCTTCGAGATCGCGGAGTCGACGCCTTCCTGACAGGCGACCTGCACGCCGGCGTGTTCCTTCGCCGAGAGCGCGCCGGTCGTGACGAACAGTTCGCCGATGGCGTCGGGCACCGTCGACAGCCCCTCGACTCCGTCGAACTGGTTGGTGGCCATCTGCTCTTTGGCCTCCTCCTTGACCGCGTCGACGTCGATGTCGTTGGCCTCGAGCGTTCGGAGGAAGTAGTCGTCGAACTCGACCAGCATCTCGTCGCCCTGCACGTCGTCGGAGACGTTCTTGTAGTAGGCGACGTTGTAGATCGGTTCGCAACCGCCGGTGGTGTTGCCGACCATCGAGGTCGTGCCGGTCGGCGCGATGGTCGTCGTGTTGTGGTTCCGGACCGGGAACCCGTCCGCCCAGTCGTCGGCGTCGAGTCCGGTCTGCTTCTCGAACCACTCGCGGTACTCGGTCGGGTTCGCGTACTTGGATTTGTCCCACTCGTCGAAGCTG containing:
- a CDS encoding electron transfer flavoprotein subunit beta/FixA family protein — protein: MRSIVLTKGVPDFSEGAVSFDEDGHLERGKTPTVMNPNDEFALRAALQTKVRHGGHVSGMSMGPPGYAEVLQGAMETVYTDDSYLLSDRELAASDTWATGITLSAGLETYREEVADIDVVFAGFKTADGETGQTGPQTCWAMDWPIVTHVVALDIDPDERSLRAKRLVEGDVDEIETVEAPLPCFVVTDPEFEPTYRTASQRLTRKRLRAETEDRAADHEEYLTTWDHVDLNLDPDYIGLDGSPTIVSSVDPIPKAPSEREATMIDPDAGDGMGEVLEEMHPYAAEAGD
- a CDS encoding electron transfer flavoprotein subunit alpha/FixB family protein; its protein translation is MTAIDPGDHTVDELTDELETIDDADELRAVLEAERAGQDRATAREAVRGRIEAVGAESDGVEADTETEGESDAESDDGETSADEHETEVEEDDGLSHPTRDKRHVRALADGDYADMWVFCETQGGELLEVSKEMLGKARELMDDFADEYGDEERVVAFLMGDDCEGLAEECVAYGADVAVYHDDRRLERFLHKPYTEIAAHMARGEGTVESTDWRDYDKPRYVLFPATNNGRDLSAKVQAELDSGLASDCSDLFIEENEVSNPVKTGEPGVKKTFEKVLHMKRPDFSGFEYSTILCLDNPGREFHPQGASVIPGSFDPIERDPDRDGLVVEHELELPDDWFRVDVTEYDRLEAGIDLTGHDVMVCLGRGIADDPTRGMELGLDLVDAFEDAALGITRGIVTSSYEFEGHVEEYATEERQIGETGQVVAPDVYIAAGVSGAVQHKVGMDESDTVVAVNTDADARIRDFSDYFVEGDLFEVLPRLTEAVEAGETTLEAEAVADGGEDDD
- a CDS encoding FAD-dependent monooxygenase, translated to MTDDYEHYEAIVVGCGPGGAAAAARLADHGVETLVLERGTEAGSKNVSGGLIYGEESAPYTLADLFDGFREAATERPVTDYYIHNVAGNSVKTYDLTDLHEHDTDWCDAVLRREMDSWLERRVHEKTSETGGGVLTNVRVNGLLEDDGEIVGVTCDELEPITADLIVAADGVNSELAREAGLMDWEEPEEWFQGVKAVVDVDPDAIDDRFDLDPDEGAAHLFSGDFFDDVRGGGFLYTNEASLSIGTVFHLDSLLEREAEPHELLDALLTHPLLAGWFKNEYDEREYAAKLVPDSKKVAHREPYRDRLVLVGDAAGQMQAQGPIIKGMNHAVTAGALAADAFAVTRGNADPAAAGRRYTKLLEDSGTMAKLRPRRYDLARAVGEREGVTSAVERILESPLGSLAVGNPIADRLLERAYNSPFLVSMLPDTKTGYVSLPTLIAEERGKTIHWESEIDPPTLEERIGELTYDTDVGNPHIELLDQSLEASGAAVTACPVSAEDFGGGCYRSEAVKTNGTEETLVSLDTQPCVECGTCAVVADTEWEHPRGGKGVEYREG
- a CDS encoding response regulator; the encoded protein is MAARPTILVVDDERELADLYAMWVDDDYETLTAYDGTTALERLHDGVDVVLLDRHMPDLNGDRVLEGIRSRGHDCWVIMVTAVDPGLDIVELDIDDYVTKPVTRPQLTRIIDNLRVQSRYGDGDRRELESLSNKMEALEDEHDLEELTDTEAYRRLETELSEMSESL
- a CDS encoding DUF5800 family protein: MTTLAFDDEGVDVVYEGTEFRLEKDLLEEATEKSYYDVTDHEVLQIVAEQPNLQGEPRRIGDILD
- a CDS encoding DUF420 domain-containing protein; amino-acid sequence: MEYVPRERVRLLTGVLSVVSLAVVFAAAGGRIPASSVPAAPEWVIDVIPAVNAVISAVAIATIAVGWRAIRRGEIGRHRAAMISSFGLFVSFLVLYLYRLTVTGGPDPFPGPDVVYQFVYLPLLAIHILLAIVCIPLLYYVLLLAASRPVAEIPSTSHARIGRVAASLWLVSFALGIVVFVLLHVIY
- a CDS encoding TVP38/TMEM64 family protein, with amino-acid sequence MQSGRTRAFAGAVVASAMVAAGLLVSPPTAIGAVDSLAADPLPFGLVVAALYLVRPLLAWPTTPLAAVVGYGYGVAVGVPVALAGVVVTVLPIFLAARWIAGDESVSGNCDESGFLERAGDAAGRYYETAGPLRGVVASRLAPIPSDVATCAAAVSGVPHRWFLVGTAIGELPWTVAAVVVGASAATATTGGIGDAGLAVSLAGLLAACLLLAGPAYRTLRSRDPLRTENGKSTDN
- a CDS encoding HVO_2523 family zinc finger protein codes for the protein MTADAGDGAAGSGTTADSSDGAGAPRCPHCEAPMYKRHCKYVCPHHGVIIDCSDPFR
- a CDS encoding polymer-forming cytoskeletal protein, whose product is MAFSRDPLDELVVPDGTEAQERDLVTDGDVLVGARSTVEFGVRGRNVLAGESAEFGGAIEADGDCRLDMWCDVAENVLVGEDAYIGERVHIGGRLKVAGDLDIGDDVEIEEGFEANGWIVIRNPMPTIVFLFVYLKHLLLIGEEDAAQRLVSELVEDEDDEAGAEPLVIPRNATVGDDAWRVSTPATIGDDCRLHGNVRAERIAVGADCNVFGSLRARGDITVGEGTRIHGDVTTREGDVDIAADARILGDVSCADLELGPDAEIDGTIRADGEITMRTTERDSE